Proteins co-encoded in one Capnocytophaga ochracea DSM 7271 genomic window:
- a CDS encoding TonB-dependent receptor, with the protein MQKIFSLLLLSCAFSLYAQETLQLQIEDTQKLPLGNAVVHFVGKHFISDADGKVTIKKLSKGSYPIKVTYLGYHDYESTVIIPHTQPLVIVMKEAVSVLEGTTVSGHTTQQYVRGLTPSIISISLKRNSLIDKQGDDLAKVLTSISGVSMIQTGATIAKPVIHGLHSNRILILNNEVRQEGQQWGADHAPEIDPLVADQITVVKGAESVRYGSDALGGVILIEQKKLPYSDGLHANLASSFGSNGRKLSTTLKVESSVPELPSWAWRVQGTLKRSGDISTANYLLNNTAAREANFSVATGVQKEKGTAEIFYSRYENESSVFYGSHIGNLDDLLARFEIGRPLTTYPFSYSINAPKQKVVHHLLKGKASYFLPFGGKLTAQYAFQKDIRQEFSVRRMDRTRIPALNMELTTHALDVYWENAYSKWKSTIGGSFNKQDNYNQPGTGVVPVIPNYASLSYGAFAIQRFQRDAWLLEAGVRYDYKYLNADGYDMYSQRYGGEHNFHNFTYTLGGTMPISRVSQLKSNIGVAWRAPQVNELYSSGLHHGAGTYDLGDDKLESETGVKWVTSLLLNNENKRWNVNLDFYIQYIKNYIYDYPTGEVQTLFSGVYPIFQYTQANAFFRGADLDATVRLLNKNRVAQVGNPTSLDYHLKASVVWANEVKTGRYFPFIPAPRLSQSLEYNKTHRNSLLSRMSASIGHTFVAKQTHFEPSQELVPTTPDAYHLFEASIGGTLDIGKRQTLDIRLSAENLFNTEYKEYTNRFRYYAHDLGRNVYLRINYNF; encoded by the coding sequence ATGCAAAAGATATTCAGTCTTCTGCTACTCAGTTGTGCATTCTCGCTATATGCGCAAGAAACCTTGCAACTGCAAATAGAAGACACTCAAAAACTACCCTTAGGCAATGCGGTAGTGCATTTCGTTGGAAAGCACTTTATAAGCGATGCCGATGGGAAGGTAACGATAAAAAAACTCAGCAAGGGCTCTTACCCTATCAAAGTAACCTATTTAGGCTATCACGATTACGAAAGTACTGTCATCATTCCACACACACAACCTCTTGTGATTGTAATGAAAGAAGCAGTGAGCGTACTCGAAGGGACTACCGTATCAGGGCATACAACTCAACAGTATGTGAGAGGCTTAACCCCATCTATCATATCCATTTCGCTCAAAAGAAATAGCTTGATAGACAAACAAGGCGACGATTTAGCCAAAGTGCTCACCTCTATATCGGGGGTATCGATGATACAAACAGGCGCAACTATTGCCAAACCGGTAATTCACGGATTGCACAGCAATCGTATCTTGATACTCAACAACGAAGTACGCCAAGAAGGACAACAATGGGGTGCCGACCACGCTCCCGAAATCGACCCTTTGGTAGCCGACCAAATAACGGTGGTAAAAGGTGCTGAATCGGTGCGTTATGGCTCTGATGCCTTAGGTGGAGTGATTCTCATAGAACAAAAAAAACTCCCCTATAGCGACGGTCTGCACGCCAACTTAGCTTCTTCGTTTGGCTCTAACGGACGCAAATTGAGTACTACGTTAAAAGTCGAAAGTTCAGTCCCCGAGTTACCTTCTTGGGCGTGGCGTGTACAAGGAACTTTGAAGCGTTCAGGCGACATCAGTACAGCTAATTACCTGCTGAATAACACTGCTGCTCGTGAAGCCAATTTCTCAGTAGCAACAGGCGTTCAGAAGGAAAAAGGTACTGCTGAAATATTTTACAGTAGGTATGAGAACGAAAGCAGTGTGTTCTACGGTTCGCATATTGGGAATTTAGACGATTTGCTCGCTCGGTTCGAAATTGGAAGACCGCTTACCACTTATCCATTTTCGTATAGCATCAATGCACCCAAGCAAAAAGTAGTGCACCACTTGCTAAAAGGTAAAGCGTCCTATTTCTTGCCCTTCGGAGGAAAACTCACCGCACAATACGCTTTTCAGAAAGATATTCGTCAGGAGTTCAGTGTTCGCCGAATGGACAGAACCCGCATCCCAGCCTTAAATATGGAGCTCACTACCCACGCACTCGATGTGTATTGGGAAAACGCTTACAGCAAATGGAAGAGTACCATAGGGGGTAGTTTCAACAAGCAGGACAACTACAACCAACCCGGTACGGGGGTAGTACCTGTAATCCCTAACTATGCCTCTCTTAGTTATGGTGCTTTTGCAATACAACGTTTTCAGCGAGATGCTTGGTTATTAGAAGCAGGTGTACGTTACGACTATAAGTACCTCAATGCCGATGGTTACGATATGTACTCACAGCGTTACGGAGGCGAACACAACTTCCATAATTTCACCTATACCTTAGGAGGAACAATGCCTATTTCACGAGTTTCACAACTGAAATCTAACATAGGCGTGGCGTGGCGTGCTCCTCAGGTAAACGAACTGTACAGTAGCGGACTTCATCACGGCGCAGGTACTTATGATTTAGGTGACGATAAGCTCGAATCAGAAACAGGAGTGAAGTGGGTTACCTCACTTTTGCTAAACAATGAGAATAAACGTTGGAATGTAAATCTCGACTTTTATATCCAATATATTAAGAATTACATTTACGATTATCCTACCGGCGAAGTGCAAACCCTCTTTTCAGGCGTGTATCCTATCTTTCAGTACACCCAAGCCAATGCGTTTTTTAGAGGCGCTGACCTCGATGCTACTGTTCGTTTGTTAAACAAAAACAGAGTAGCACAAGTAGGCAATCCTACAAGTTTAGACTACCATTTGAAAGCCTCAGTAGTATGGGCTAACGAAGTGAAAACGGGACGTTACTTTCCGTTTATTCCTGCCCCTCGTTTGAGTCAGTCACTAGAATATAACAAAACGCACCGCAACAGTTTATTAAGCCGTATGAGTGCTAGCATAGGGCATACTTTTGTAGCCAAGCAAACACACTTTGAGCCCTCACAAGAGTTAGTACCTACTACACCCGATGCCTATCACCTTTTCGAGGCGAGCATAGGAGGTACTTTGGATATAGGCAAACGCCAAACCCTGGACATAAGGTTATCAGCCGAAAACCTTTTTAATACTGAATATAAGGAATACACCAATCGTTTTAGGTATTATGCCCACGATTTGGGTAGGAATGTATATTTAAGAATAAATTACAATTTTTAA
- a CDS encoding HAD family hydrolase, whose protein sequence is MIKLIVTDIDGTLVNNQKEVPESFWEVFKEIRARRINFCVASGRQIQSLHELFAPIKDEIAFAPDNGASLIYKGETLFENPLNPNGIRPILETCEQIGQIGVALCGRENAYIKTDSVTIFDEIARHYPAHTKVMNFSEVNDDIFKITICDEGISRTNSYPLLKKYENDFNVVVSGEIWLDITRSDVNKGVAVRRLQEKLGVLPSETVVFGDHMNDVEMIQTAEMSYAMKNAQEALKAIANYVTEYDNNEAGVVKTIQHLIK, encoded by the coding sequence ATGATAAAACTTATTGTAACGGATATTGATGGTACTTTGGTGAATAATCAGAAAGAGGTACCTGAGAGTTTTTGGGAAGTTTTTAAGGAGATACGAGCCCGTAGAATTAATTTTTGCGTGGCGAGTGGACGACAAATACAGAGTTTGCACGAGCTTTTTGCACCTATTAAAGACGAGATAGCTTTTGCTCCTGATAACGGAGCTTCGCTAATATACAAAGGGGAGACGCTTTTTGAAAACCCATTGAACCCTAATGGTATTCGCCCCATATTGGAAACTTGTGAACAGATTGGGCAAATAGGGGTAGCGCTTTGTGGGAGAGAGAATGCCTACATTAAGACGGATAGTGTTACTATTTTTGATGAAATAGCCAGACATTATCCCGCTCATACAAAGGTGATGAACTTTTCGGAAGTGAATGATGACATCTTTAAAATAACTATTTGTGATGAAGGAATTTCAAGGACCAATAGCTATCCTCTTTTGAAGAAGTATGAGAATGATTTTAATGTAGTGGTCTCAGGAGAGATATGGCTTGATATTACCCGAAGTGATGTGAATAAAGGGGTGGCGGTGAGACGTCTGCAAGAGAAATTAGGTGTCTTGCCATCGGAAACAGTGGTTTTTGGCGACCATATGAACGATGTAGAAATGATACAAACCGCTGAGATGAGTTACGCGATGAAGAATGCCCAAGAGGCTTTGAAAGCTATTGCTAATTACGTGACTGAATACGATAATAACGAGGCGGGGGTAGTGAAAACTATACAACATTTGATAAAATAA